A region of Heteronotia binoei isolate CCM8104 ecotype False Entrance Well chromosome 2, APGP_CSIRO_Hbin_v1, whole genome shotgun sequence DNA encodes the following proteins:
- the LOC132566512 gene encoding potassium voltage-gated channel subfamily A member 2 — protein sequence MTVATGDPTDEAAALPGHPQDTYNPETDHECCERVVINISGLRFETQLKTLAQFPETLLGDPKKRMRYFDPLRNEYFFDRNRPSFDAILYYYQSGGRLRRPVNVPLDIFSEEIRFYELGEEAMEMFREDEGYIKEEERPLPENEFQRQVWLLFEYPESSGPARIIAIVSVMVILISIVSFCLETLPVFRDENEDMPGGSSNPSPYSNNTFGSQQQTSFTDPFFIVETLCIIWFSFEFLVRFFACPSKAGFFTNIMNIIDIVAIIPYFITLGTELAEKPEDGQQGQQAMSLAILRVIRLVRVFRIFKLSRHSKGLQILGQTLKASMRELGLLIFFLFIGVILFSSAVYFAEADESESQFPSIPDAFWWAVVSMTTVGYGDMVPTTIGGKIVGSLCAIAGVLTIALPVPVIVSNFNYFYHRETEGEEQAQYLQVTSCPKIPSSPDLKKSRSASTISKSDYMEIQEGVNNSNEDFREENLKTANCTLANTNYVNITKMLTDV from the coding sequence ATGACAGTTGCTACTGGAGACCCAACAGATGAAGCAGCAGCTTTGCCTGGTCATCCTCAGGACACCTACAACCCAGAAACTGACCATGAATGTTGTGAAAGGGTGGTCATTAACATCTCAGGACTGCGGTTTGAAACCCAGCTGAAGACTCTAGCTCAGTTTCCAGAGACCTTGTTAGGAGATCCTAAAAAGAGAATGCGGTATTTTGATCCTCTCCGGAATGAGTATTTCTTTGACCGAAACCGACCTAGCTTTGATGCCATTTTGTACTACTACCAATCTGGTGGCAGGTTAAGGCGACCTGTTAATGTGCCCTTAGACATTTTCTCAGAAGAGATAAGATTTTATGAACTTGGAGAAGAAGCTATGGAGATGTTCCGGGAGGATGAAGGTTACATCAAAGAAGAAGAACGGCCTTTACCAGAAAATGAGTTTCAGAGACAAGTATGGCTGTTGTTTGAGTACCCAGAAAGCTCTGGACCAGCCAGGATTATAGCAATTGTCTCGGTCATGGTCATTTTAATCTCAATTGTAAGCTTCTGTCTGGAAACTTTGCCTGTGTTCCGGGATGAGAATGAAGACATGCCTGGTGGCAGCAGCAATCCAAGCCCTTATTCCAATAACACTTTTGGATCTCAGCAGCAAACATCTTTTACAGACCCCTTCTTTATAGTAGAGACTCTCTGCATAATTTGGTTCTCTTTTGAATTCTTGGTGAGATTCTTTGCCTGTCCCAGCAAGGCTGGGTTTTTTACCAACATCATGAACATCATTGACATTGTAGCTATCATCCCTTACTTCATCACACTTGGAACAGAACTGGCTGAGAAACCAGAAGATGGCCAACAAGGTCAACAGGCAATGTCTCTAGCCATCCTTCGAGTGATCCGTTTGGTGAGGGTGTTCAGGATCTTCAAACTCTCCAGACATTCCAAAGGATTgcagatcctgggacaaacccttAAGGCCAGCATGAGGGAACTGGGCCTCTTGATATTTTTCCTCTTCATTGGTGTCATCCTATTTTCCAGTGCTGTCTACTTTGCAGAGGCTGATGAGAGTGAATCTCAGTTTCCCAGCATTCCTGATGCTTtttggtgggcagtggtttccATGACAACAGTTGGCTATGGAGACATGGTTCCTACCACCATAGGTGGAAAAATAGTTGGTTCTTTGTGTGCCATTGCAGGTGTATTAACAATTGCCTTACCAGTGCCGGTTATAGTGTCCAATTTCAACTACTTCTATCACCGTGAGACAGAGGGAGAGGAGCAGGCTCAATACTTGCAAGTCACCAGCTGCCCAAAGATCCCTTCTTCCCCTGACCTAAAGAAAAGCAGAAGTGCCTCTACTATTAGTAAGTCTGATTATATGGAGATACAAGAAGGTGTGAATAATAGTAATGAGGACTTTAGAGAGGAGAACTTGAAAACTGCAAATTGCACCCTAGCTAACACAAACTATGTTAATATAACCAAAATGCTAACTGATGTCTAG